In Phragmites australis chromosome 24, lpPhrAust1.1, whole genome shotgun sequence, the following are encoded in one genomic region:
- the LOC133907382 gene encoding uncharacterized protein LOC133907382 → MTKGEMDTSERVWRSASSFFSSLFPPVCTHTSIDKALTLGNRIVSEGLGWEDYDIEYISLPTGYIEWGTAVLEKHSFNLRGDGKGTDYIYGAIYCSLGKYSVSPSLLKSLLERWNPQTNTFLFRYGERTITLLDMHWVGLSLDGEFYEEFIPPQDELESSLLLYTKCLSHLLTIWADLAAGSNKVSFQQWCDYFHNGLGGPFHPNNSESSRLYTAAFLALWLCGFVVIGGGSCIRPDTLVMASWMALGRWFALAQSALCSLYYSLRLMSTHPAGPSYMKRAWHVQYVIGWMGAYLKGIFGQKMKKPHIPVFKHCARKPTMVNTMFRPANHYSPKESFEFLWRDVNATWYPYNLTKPHNANRPILSSFGVGRIFYLSIRHGMLPWRRCELYIAEPYHPDRVARQFRLDQIIPYPR, encoded by the coding sequence ATGACGAAAGGCGAGATGGATACTAGCGAGCGTGTGTGGAGATCGgcctctagtttttttagctcGTTGTTTCCACCCGTTTGCACCCATACGTCAATTGACAAAGCTCTCACATTGGGCAATAGAATAGTATCAGAAGGTCTTGGTTGGGAGGACTACGACATTGAGTATATCTCGCTCCCTACAGGATATATTGAATGGGGAACTGCGGTTTTAGAGAAACATTCTTTTAACTTGAGAGGGGATGGCAAAGGCACTGATTATATTTATGGAGCCATTTATTGCTCCTTAGGTAAATACAGTGTTTCACCCTCCTTGCTGAAATCTTTATTGGAGAGATGGAATCCACAAACGAACACCTTCTTATTTCGATATGGTGAGCGCACTATAACCCTTTTGGACATGCATTGGGTGGGTTTATCACTGGATGGAGAATTTTATGAGGAGTTTATCCCGCCTCAAGATGAACTGGAatcctctcttttgctgtaCACGAAGTGCTTATCACATCTCTTAACAATATGGGCAGACCTAGCAGCGGGTAGCAACAAGGTGTCATTCCAACAGTGGTGTGACTATTTCCATAACGGTCTTGGTGGTCCTTTTCATCCAAACAATAGCGAATCCTCACGACTCTATACCGCTGCCTTTTTGGCACTCTGGCTTTGCGGTTTTGTGGTCATCGGGGGAGGATCATGTATTAGACCTGACACATTGGTGATGGCTTCATGGATGGCATTAGGACGTTGGTTCGCCTTAGCTCAGTCGGCCCTATGCTCTTTGTATTATTCTTTAAGACTGATGAGTACCCATCCAGCTGGTCCTTCTTATATGAAAAGAGCTTGGCATGTTCAATATGTCATTGGCTGGATGGGTGCTTATCTGAAAGGCATATTTggccaaaaaatgaagaaaccCCATATTCCCGTTTTCAAGCATTGTGCACGAAAACCAACTATGGTGAACACCATGTTCAGACCTGCAAACCACTATAGTCCCAAAGAATCATTTGAATTTTTATGGAGAGATGTCAATGCTACATGGTACCCCTACAATTTGACAAAGCCACATAATGCGAATCGGCCTATACTATCTTCATTTGGGGTTGGCAGGATATTTTATCTATCTATTCGTCACGGTATGCTCCCGTGGAGGCGCTGTGAACTTTATATTGCTGAACCATATCATCCGGATCGTGTAGCCCGACAGTTTAGATTGGATCAGATCATACCGTACCCCCGTTAG